tcattatcattattatactTATGTGTAACTTTGACACTCGATTGTTAAAATGCacaaataatatgtaaataaaggctaatttaattaaaattcctaataaatgtaatcacttttttatgtatatatatatatgtgtgtgtgtgtgtgtgtgtgtgtgtatatatataattagttagttatataaatatatacatgacactaacatcatcatttcagtcaagtaaaagtacagtgtgtaggAATTAGTGAGTGCAGTGATtagtgattcccacccctattAACTTACCTGGTATTGCTATTTCTGTAAAGATAACTAGGATTAATAGTAAATAACCACTGCTGACGTCTCACTTCAGATGCCGATGGTCAAACCAGCGTGACGTTTGGTACGTTGTTCCATGACGACAGATGTGCCAACATCTTTGAGGCACTGGTGGGCACTCTGAGAGCTGCCAAGAGGAAGAACATTGTCAATTACGAGGGAGAGATGCTTTTGCAGGGTGGCCACGACAATGTTAATATTGTCCTGCTCCAGCAGTGAGACCGAAATCAGGACCAGACGCAACTGTGGGTCTCATTGAATCCCTCCAAAGTCCTTTGAGTTTTTTGTGTCGCGTTTTAACCTCGAATGCAATGACCAAACAGAAATGAGACCCAATAGTATATCAGCAGACCCCAGATGACACTTCATCTTAATAAGATTTCATTTGACAGTTTTGGCAATATTTGAGCTTCATTCACGTTTtcagatgacaaagaaaaagtatAGTTTCTCTCTTCCGCTGGTGCTGCCATCTTATCCTCAACCACGGGACAATAATATCATTTTTGATGCGCTTTTACAACTATAAATGTATAAAGTGTGAATGTAATTTTCTGTAtgtaaaaacattgatttgtttatttgtgtgtgaaatctgtAGTAACTATCACAACAGAAATGCCTCTTTTGACGTCAACAGTGTCATATCGGGGCTCACAGGAGAGATTAGCTATAGCGACCATCAGACTTGTTCTTCTTCATAGGTTTAATTGGGGTATTTCAATCGTTGATAGTTACTGGGATATACTTgtttttagggctgcaactaactaattATAGTTATAATAGATGAaacgagtacttgtttggtctgtaaaatgtcagaaaatgttgatcggtgttcaccaaacctggaaatgatgacgttatcaatttttttttttttgtccacaaaccaaaatgattcggtttgaacgatttctttgtacatatggagcaaagaaaccccaaaatattcacatttaagaagctaattATGGATAATTGTCGTTGCGGctctatttgtttttaaagctgcactagCAAATTATCAATTAGGATTTTCCATATTAATctaatgcagttttaaaacagtgtgaacaacaaaaatgtgtccaCTGACTGTGTCACCAAATGGCCATTCCATTTCTTGTTCACAAAGAGCCATTCATACTACCTCCTGTGgagttttttgaaaaaaaaaaaagacaacaacttctttttttatagaAACTACAAAGACAAGTGCAAgtacatttcattaaaaaaagaagaagcagatttTGTACCTTTTTGTACCAACTGCAGTGTCTTAAAGAGTAGTTTTAAATCTTTTCGTATGTGGTCATGAGGAATTGTCAAaacttgcctttttttttggaagaaataGTTGATAAACAAACAGatgtgtgctttttcttttctttttctttttttattgccgAGTCATTACAGGGTGATTGGCGCCAAATGAGAAAGATAAATTTGTTCTAAATCTCAGGACCAAATTGAAACAACCAAAACATGTTAAATGACAACACAtgatcctctttttttttcattaaatttaATTCCAGCTGCTCGATTGTTTCCACGCTGCCATTAATCCACACAACTTTAATATCATTCTGCCACTTTTCCTTTTGTGCAATATTTGTCTGCCATTTTAGGAAAAaattgccaaaaaaaagaagtaacattttactttaaaaaacattccAACATATCATCTGTATACATCAAAGTTGGGGGGGGGTTTTTTCAGTCAATATTGAGCCTCATTATGGGTTTGCTTTACATTAACTGCTGTTTAAATCTTCAGGTGTTGGTGGTTTGACTtgaatttattttcttattatctGTTTTAAGAAGCCATTCCTTTGTTTAATGATTGTCTTAACTGTGTGTCGTTGCATGAATTTGGTGAAATTGGGTAAAGTGAGTTTAAACCTATGCTAATTATGAATGAAACTGGTGGGTCACATGACGCACAATCCCAAACTGCTTGCCTTGCTGTCATTTTCTGGATTTTCTAGATTAGCCTGCTGTTTAtgctgcacacactgtgtgtatgttGGGAGTTTAAGATGGCTGTTTGGTTTTTAAGTGACAATCGGGACAGTGCCAACAACCCGGGTCATCTCTGAAAACTAACAGAATGCCTTTACAATGTTTTTAAGTGCGTCATtactgtttgggtttttttgtatgGGCAATAACACATTCCTAAGGAGGActgaatgataaaataaattctTAACACTTGAAACCTTCAGCCAACTTTGAGTCacgttttttctttctttccctaaATAGGATCTGAATCACACTTTATTATTTAGAGACGATCGAGAACAACAATTCTTGTCTTGGCAAGAAGCTcataatatttgattatttttacatttcagatactttttttaatccctgtagGAAAATTCCTCTGTGCATTTACCCATCCTCTAATAAGACCCTTCCTAGAACTAGGAGTAATGGGTGTTGGGtatcttgctcaggggtacaCCGGCCTTTTTTGACCTGGTAAGGATTCAAAGCCTTTGGGTTACAGGcccagttccctttccacttggctatGAGCTAAAGCAGAATTGGAGATTAGCTTCTACTGTTTGATAATTTGATTGTTAGTCAGGTTCACACTGCCTTAATTTGCATCTGATAAGCAAGACATCTTTCAAATCATCAGATTTATGAATGGAGTTTTgaataaattgttattttataattaaaaaatattaattaaaactgttttgGTTGTATTTGAATAGCACTGGTGCTACACAGGCATTTTACACTGACTGCATTGATGTGGCATTTCTTAATTTGCTGAACTGCATGTGTCAGCAGTAAAATCCAGCAAGTTGACTTAATATAGTAGGAGACATGATGATTAATGCAGCCTTGAAATATCACCACCCAGCCTGGTACACTATCTGCTGTCATAACTGCTAAATAGGACAGTGATGCCTCCCCCACAAATATGTGACACTGATCACTTCTCTTCCTCTACTGTACATCCCCAATCCCCTTTAGCTACTGGTGCTTTCATGTACCGTGGGAAATCCCTGATAGGACAGATTATGTCACTCCAAACGTGTCCTGACcttgttgtttcagctctggCCAGTCATTATGTCTTTCCATCACTTTGAAATAGTTAACACTGTGTTTActttatataattaaaataaataattcccTACATTTATGCAAAATTCTACTAAAAATATCAATCAGTGTTCAACGGGTTTGACAGAAAAGCAGCTATAAACTGAAGTTGCCACTACTAGTATTTTTCTATTACCTTTATACTCTTAGTCATgtcgtaataataataataatgtactaTTGTGATTTTAGTACTTGGAAATGTCTTGCTTTATTTAAACTGCACAAAACATAAAGATATTCCGCTTACAATGACGTGTCCCATTATAAAGTAGCCCAAGATTGAAAAAGGAAATAGTCAGTATCACTGATCAATTTAAATTTTACAACTTAACTAAAAAGACAGCAAGTATAttgtcatctatctatctatctatctaattaGCGAACTTGCTAATTAGTGAACTAGCTAATTAGCGAAATATTAAATGAAAGGATAAAATCCGAGTTTTGCTACAGACATTGAAAGCAACGTAAGTCTTTGACAGCCAATGGCGGGGGGCGGGGTCTTGTGACGTCAGGGGGTGgaagaaaacagcagagcaGGAATCAAAACAAGAGACGGACACGCCTTCGCCCTGAAAGGTAATTTATTCGCTGTACGTGCAGCGCGGAAACCTTCCTGTCGTCCACGAGGAGACTCAAAACAATACAGAGAAAACAAGGGgaacaaataaactaaaaaccACCAGGGCCCGCTGCACTAATGGAGTCCACGGAAATGTCAGGCAGCACTGACAGCCGCCGCCAATGGTAGAGGTCGAAAATAACACTGACATCCGAATCCTGTAAAATGCCCAACCAGAAGAACAACAAGGGAAAGAAAAGCAAACGCACCAACAGTAGCGGAGATGAGCAGGAAAATGGAGCCTGTGCTGCCGCTGTTGCTGCAACAGGAGGTGCAGCCGCGGCGGCTACGGTGGCATCGGCATCGGCGGCGGCTTCAGCTTCAGCGGCTGCTGCACCGAGGAACGAGCGCTCCAGCGGTAAGACGCAGAGGAAACAGACAAAGATGTGGTCATGAAGTTTAGTTGCTGATGTTGTTGCCTTCCTGCCAAAGGAAAgctctgtcctgtctgtctatctgtcacATACATGCATGGtgaccccccacccccctctaCCCGCCCACTGAGCACTTCTGCCCCACCGGGAGAGAGCACAGTACCAAACTTCTATCTAAAATGTCGGCATTTTAATGCTTCCTCGATTATTAGCCGAGTGTAGCCCGGAGTGGCTCATCACGACTTTAGGCCTTGCATGAATGGAATGATTTATTGTGATCGTCGTTGTTAACTAGCAAGTAGCCAATCCTTATCTGTGCTAAAATCACAGTTTATGCTGTAGCTTTGTAGGCTCAGTGCTGTGTTTGATATCCAGGAAATAATGGGAACTTCGGGCATAAAAGTTAATCTGTTATTGAATGTATTGATATTCCATGTAAGCCGAATTTTAAAGTGACTGAAAATCTTTCGCAATCCTTATTGAGGCATGCTTAAACTGGTTCCATTTGTCTCTGACACGCAGGAAATCGTACAATTGTTAAAACCGACAACGGAGTTTGTCGCAGCGAGCATCTAGCTACGTATCAGCCACGAAAATAAGGTTCCTTGTTGTGAAAATGTGgtatatgggtgtgtgtgtgtaatgacacATCGCAGCACGTCGTTGTCTTTACATTCACGTTGATGATGGATAGCTGTTGCAGTTAATGTGCAGGCCTCGGTTTCCCTTGATTTCCTGACGCGTACCGTGTCCAGTTTTTAGTTGTGGCCCTTCTCCTGGGGTAATACTGACATCTCACCGCTTGTCTGCGCACTCAAGTACATATTCATCCCATACAGACTtctttttaaagggaaaaaaaagaaaaaatcaaataCTGTTGTAGATACAGTCagttattaatatttcaaatgtatttttatatctCACTCTATATCTGAAAATCATGCTTCATGTTTTAGTATGTCAGGCCTAGTCTGTTGTAACAAAGCCTAtgctaaaacaacaataaatcaaGTCCCCTTTCTTATTTTACTAATGGTAAAAATTAGGTAGTTTATAATTGTACTTAATTGTACTTAAAGTATCAAAACTGATCTACTAACTagtgtatatttttgtttttttaaaaagtgtagtAAACATACAGTTGATAATATTCAATATTAGTCAAATCATTTGTTAATTGACCATATTTTTTTGCTCAGTAATCGATGGTCACTGACACCAATAATCCCGGTATTAACCTCATTCTGGATTTAGCATTATCTCAGATTAGGTTGTAAACACAAGTTGCTAATATAATATTATTCCATGCATATTTCCCAACAGGTCATTATAATCAGATTAACACCTAGTACATGTTTACATAATGTGATTAAGACTGGAATACTCCTCGTGTGGTTATTGTTTATTCAGAGTATGATTCCAATTCTAATTTGAAAAAGTAGTCGTTAATATGGCATAATATTATTCAGATCATTGTCTTAATATGGTTAATATTGTGGTCCATATATAAACAGTCTATGCTGTGCTGCTCTTTTGGCCTTAGGGGGaaaatgtgatttgtgtttgtattcaaTGTATTGTAATATTTTACTCACCAACAACTCATCAGTTAATTAGCAGATGACTGCATAGTTGCAGCTAAAAGTTAGaaagcatttaaatgtaatgttgaaTTTGACATGCAAAGCaacaattaatattttaatattatttgcaCAATTAAAAGATTGCATCTATATTAAGTTACAAAACTTACATTTCCTTGATTCCAAAGCAGAATTATCGTTTCCAAAATTATGTTTGTAAACATTTAAGTCAAGAAAAATCTGCAGTTTGTAACATATTAGAAGCTAGAATTAAAATACTAACTAGTATTACTTTCAAAATTGTTGACTATGAGTTAGTCGTTAATTTACATTTGCTGGTTCCAACTTGGTTCATCCATTTGCAattctgtaaaatgttaaatatgaagGAAATCAGGCTGTTTTGAAAGTGAACTTGTATGAGAAACACGTAAAACTGCTTCCTCCTCACGTCTCCACTCAGAGACCCAGTGTGCCACTCCTCTCGGCTGCAGCCTCGGCCGTGCCATCGACCTGGAGAAGGACGAGTACCAGCGTGTGCTCTGCAACAACGAGCTCTGCCCTTACGGCAACTGGATGCACCTGCAGTGCTTCTACGAGTGGGAGAGCTCCATCCTCGTCCAGTTCAACTGCATCGGCCGCGCGCGCTCCTGGAACGAGAAGCAGTGTCGGCAGAACATGTGGACCAAGAAGGGCTACGACCTGGCCTTCAGGTTCTGCTCCTGCCGCTGCGGACAGGGTCACCTGAAGAAGGACACGGACTGGTATCAGGTGAAACGCATGCATGACGAGCGCAAGAAGAAGCCGTCGGAGAGGAGTGCGGGCAGGACTGGCGCCTGTGGAGGCGCTGTTGGTTCTGGGGACGGGTTTTTTGAGGAGCTTAAGAAGAGTAAGCCAACTttaggagcagcagcaggaggaggtaAACAATCCCACAGAGCCTCTAGTCAGGAGTTACCTCGTAGACAATCAGTGGACCGACAGAACTCTATagagagaggagcagctgcaggaggaccCTTTCCTCCAGGACTTCCTCAGAGATCTCCCTGTGGCTCTCCTGGACAATCCCCACCTACTggtttctccctctcccccactGCTGCCTGTGGACCAGGAGGAGCAGCTCTGCGGGGTTCCCGTCAGCTGGGAGAGTTTCTAAAATCAGCCGTCCACATGGACCCGCAGAGGAAGCACCTTCTGATGGGGGGAGCCCTCAGCAGGAGCGGCGGCTGCTCGGTGGGAGCCGGCGCTGGAGGTCCTCACCTGGACCCCGGGTCCGTCCTTCCCCTGCCGCTGTCCCTGGCCCTGCCGCTGCACCACCGCCTCAC
The sequence above is drawn from the Solea senegalensis isolate Sse05_10M linkage group LG17, IFAPA_SoseM_1, whole genome shotgun sequence genome and encodes:
- the abracl gene encoding costars family protein ABRACL yields the protein MNVDHEVKVLVEEIHRLGTKNADGQTSVTFGTLFHDDRCANIFEALVGTLRAAKRKNIVNYEGEMLLQGGHDNVNIVLLQQ
- the LOC122784553 gene encoding headcase protein homolog, whose protein sequence is MPNQKNNKGKKSKRTNSSGDEQENGACAAAVAATGGAAAAATVASASAAASASAAAAPRNERSSETQCATPLGCSLGRAIDLEKDEYQRVLCNNELCPYGNWMHLQCFYEWESSILVQFNCIGRARSWNEKQCRQNMWTKKGYDLAFRFCSCRCGQGHLKKDTDWYQVKRMHDERKKKPSERSAGRTGACGGAVGSGDGFFEELKKSKPTLGAAAGGGKQSHRASSQELPRRQSVDRQNSIERGAAAGGPFPPGLPQRSPCGSPGQSPPTGFSLSPTAACGPGGAALRGSRQLGEFLKSAVHMDPQRKHLLMGGALSRSGGCSVGAGAGGPHLDPGSVLPLPLSLALPLHHRLTSGSIGDGAHPHPVQFLRRLDLSELLTHIPRHKLNTYHVRMEDDAQAGQGEELRRFILSALSASQRNVVNCALCHRALPVFEQFPLVDGTLFLSPSRHDEIEYDVPCHLQGRLMHLYAICVDCLEGVHKIVCIKCKSRWDGSWHQLGTMYTYDILAASPCCQARLNCKHCGKPVVDVRVGMQYFSEYSNVQQCPHCGNLDYHFVKPFSSYKVLEAY